In the Nitrospirales bacterium LBB_01 genome, one interval contains:
- a CDS encoding DUF3365 domain-containing protein, whose amino-acid sequence MKDNGKSNYSYLHRTIILLSIVWIIVVSASLAWNIFNEHRNVIYVARKEAVSNLDKDLAFRHWASRHGGIYVPPDKRTPPNPHLAHIPDRDVVTNTGKALTLMNPAYMLRQMMEEYSELYGVRGRITSFKYLNPINKPDEWETKVLKAFESGKNEVSEVANLNDKPYYRLMRPMITNENCLKCHAFQGYKVGDIRGGISVSVPLTPYYNIERRSIILMILSHFLFLCLGFAGLSVILKKGKKLITERTKIKQQHETILSTSIDGFWMVSLEGKLIQVNDAYCNMTEYTQQELLQMTINDIEDIESPEETKKRIKKIMETGGDRFETKHRCKYGEIIDVEIGVNYIKADNILFAFIRNITKRKQMESEIQLINKNLQKRVDEEVAKNRTKDQLMFEQSRHVSMGELLMNISHHWRQPLCAVGCAIQDIEDAYRHGELDEAYIANNVNNAMNELITLSETIDNFRNFYVQGEDLTEFNIADDINSAEAILEDYNISRSIIIEKELDESLTAKGYPHEFAQVILNILTNAKDKFEERKITDGIVRVKLYKDAAAGKAIISISDNGGEIQNDIINKIFEPYFTTKGMALRTGMGLYMAKVIVEQNMKGTISVRNIDGWCEFRIEI is encoded by the coding sequence ATGAAAGATAACGGCAAATCTAACTATAGTTATCTCCATAGAACGATAATTTTGCTTTCCATTGTGTGGATAATCGTGGTATCTGCCTCACTTGCTTGGAATATTTTTAATGAACACAGGAATGTTATTTATGTTGCAAGGAAGGAAGCGGTTTCAAACTTAGACAAAGATTTAGCGTTTAGACATTGGGCATCCAGACATGGAGGTATTTACGTTCCTCCTGACAAAAGAACTCCGCCAAACCCTCATCTTGCTCATATTCCGGACAGAGATGTAGTAACAAATACAGGAAAAGCGCTGACACTTATGAATCCTGCCTATATGTTACGGCAGATGATGGAGGAGTACTCTGAACTATACGGCGTAAGAGGGCGTATCACAAGTTTTAAGTACTTAAACCCAATAAATAAGCCTGACGAGTGGGAGACTAAGGTACTAAAGGCATTTGAATCCGGCAAGAATGAGGTATCTGAGGTCGCCAACCTTAACGATAAGCCCTATTATCGTTTAATGCGCCCTATGATAACAAATGAAAACTGCTTAAAATGCCATGCCTTTCAAGGATATAAAGTTGGGGACATTCGTGGCGGTATAAGTGTGTCAGTCCCGTTGACGCCTTATTATAATATAGAAAGACGTTCAATCATTTTAATGATACTATCCCACTTTTTGTTTTTGTGTTTAGGGTTTGCTGGTCTATCCGTTATTCTCAAAAAAGGTAAAAAACTGATAACAGAAAGAACAAAAATAAAACAACAACATGAAACAATACTATCCACATCTATTGATGGTTTTTGGATGGTAAGCCTTGAAGGAAAACTGATACAAGTAAATGACGCATACTGTAATATGACTGAATATACCCAACAAGAGTTGTTACAAATGACAATAAATGATATTGAGGATATAGAGTCACCGGAGGAAACGAAAAAACGCATAAAAAAGATAATGGAGACAGGTGGAGATAGATTTGAAACAAAGCACAGATGCAAATACGGTGAGATTATTGATGTAGAGATAGGTGTTAATTATATTAAAGCAGATAACATACTTTTTGCATTTATACGAAACATAACAAAGCGCAAGCAAATGGAGAGTGAAATACAATTAATAAATAAGAACCTGCAAAAAAGAGTGGATGAGGAGGTGGCAAAAAATCGCACCAAGGATCAGTTAATGTTTGAACAGTCTCGTCATGTATCCATGGGTGAACTGCTTATGAACATCTCTCATCATTGGAGACAGCCGTTGTGTGCAGTGGGGTGTGCTATTCAGGACATAGAGGATGCGTATCGACATGGTGAGTTGGATGAGGCATATATAGCTAACAATGTTAACAATGCCATGAATGAACTTATAACTCTATCTGAGACAATAGATAATTTCAGGAATTTTTATGTTCAAGGAGAAGACCTAACAGAGTTTAACATAGCAGATGATATAAACAGCGCAGAAGCTATTCTTGAAGATTACAACATCAGTAGGAGCATTATCATAGAAAAAGAATTAGACGAAAGTTTAACGGCAAAAGGTTATCCACACGAGTTTGCACAGGTAATTTTAAATATTTTGACAAATGCTAAGGATAAATTTGAAGAAAGAAAAATCACAGATGGAATTGTCAGAGTGAAACTGTATAAGGATGCCGCTGCAGGCAAAGCAATTATATCTATTTCGGATAACGGTGGTGAGATCCAAAATGATATAATAAATAAGATTTTTGAGCCGTATTTTACCACCAAGGGTATGGCACTGAGAACAGGAATGGGGTTATACATGGCAAAGGTGATAGTGGAGCAAAACATGAAAGGCACAATTTCTGTCAGAAACATTGATGGATGGTGTGAGTTTAGGATTGAGATATGA
- a CDS encoding ArsR family transcriptional regulator has product MKVKTIKIVIKSDEDIFNEVKEVVRKIEQNEKIKKHEEIAFDDIDTLRKILTDGRMKILKGIKKYNPQSIYELAKILDRDIKNTFDDVQFLAEMGLIELKKTKDGREKTTPKVSYDNILVEIPV; this is encoded by the coding sequence ATGAAAGTAAAAACTATAAAGATAGTAATTAAATCCGACGAAGATATTTTTAATGAAGTCAAAGAAGTTGTAAGAAAGATTGAACAAAACGAAAAAATAAAAAAACATGAAGAAATAGCATTTGATGATATAGATACACTGAGAAAAATTCTCACAGATGGACGTATGAAAATACTTAAGGGAATAAAGAAATATAATCCTCAATCAATCTACGAACTCGCTAAAATTCTCGACAGGGATATTAAAAATACTTTTGATGATGTTCAATTCCTTGCTGAAATGGGACTCATTGAACTTAAAAAAACAAAAGATGGCAGAGAAAAAACAACTCCGAAAGTAAGTTATGATAATATTTTAGTAGAAATACCAGTGTGA
- the lpxK gene encoding tetraacyldisaccharide 4'-kinase, whose amino-acid sequence MNIAEYVYYAGYRLSQKRGLRKQRQLPHKTISVGNLTLGGTGKTPLVIALAEEAKKLGYSPCILTRGYKGKAKTPIFVSKGNGPLIDYRQSGDEPYLMAQRLKGVEIIKGARRYEAGLMSERANLFIIDDGFQHWRLKRDIDVVLVDSVSGFGNGRLFPMGPLREPITELKRASVIVLTKSASNEKASKDDLYRLDNTDSLRNIKITDQIYKASHRAAYLITPHGEKLPPTMLSGKDVYAFCGIAHPQSFLNSLKAHGADVIKLRTFRDHYDYKASDIKSIIDEARSLAAEAVITTEKDLIKLRDANIKNLFALGIDFIIDEEFYKKILIDIAHYSGPHCQDHFLVDLRYSPLRGYLVC is encoded by the coding sequence ATGAACATTGCTGAATACGTTTACTATGCCGGATATAGGCTAAGCCAAAAGAGGGGACTTCGTAAGCAAAGGCAGCTGCCTCATAAAACCATAAGTGTGGGAAATCTCACACTTGGCGGAACTGGCAAAACCCCCCTTGTCATAGCGTTAGCTGAGGAGGCAAAAAAACTTGGATACTCCCCGTGTATATTAACAAGAGGGTACAAGGGCAAAGCTAAGACCCCGATTTTTGTCTCAAAAGGCAACGGCCCGCTTATAGACTATCGCCAAAGCGGCGATGAGCCATATTTAATGGCTCAGCGGCTTAAAGGGGTTGAAATCATAAAGGGGGCGCGTAGATATGAAGCAGGTTTAATGTCAGAGAGAGCTAACCTCTTTATAATTGATGACGGATTTCAACACTGGCGGCTCAAGCGGGATATAGATGTGGTTTTAGTTGATTCAGTGTCGGGTTTTGGTAATGGCAGACTGTTTCCTATGGGGCCTCTGAGAGAGCCAATTACTGAGCTAAAGCGCGCCTCAGTGATTGTGCTGACAAAAAGCGCTTCAAATGAAAAAGCCTCAAAAGACGATCTGTACCGCCTTGATAATACCGATAGTTTAAGAAATATAAAAATAACTGACCAGATATACAAAGCCTCTCACAGAGCGGCTTATTTGATAACGCCGCACGGAGAGAAGTTGCCGCCTACCATGCTAAGCGGTAAAGACGTATATGCCTTTTGCGGGATAGCACATCCTCAGTCGTTTTTAAACTCTCTGAAAGCACATGGCGCAGATGTCATTAAACTCAGGACATTTCGTGACCATTATGACTATAAAGCCTCAGATATTAAAAGCATTATAGATGAGGCACGCTCATTAGCCGCTGAGGCAGTTATCACTACCGAAAAGGATTTAATAAAACTCAGGGATGCTAACATCAAGAACCTTTTTGCTCTTGGAATTGATTTTATAATTGATGAGGAATTCTATAAAAAAATTCTGATTGACATTGCTCACTATAGTGGACCCCATTGTCAAGACCACTTTTTAGTGGACTTAAGGTATAGCCCTCTAAGAGGGTATTTAGTCTGTTAG